One genomic region from Dermacentor variabilis isolate Ectoservices chromosome 6, ASM5094787v1, whole genome shotgun sequence encodes:
- the LOC142585253 gene encoding putative phosphorylase b kinase regulatory subunit alpha isoform X1, translating to MATRSSPRLSYYYRLLNRTVLVFQDPATGLIPSQKYEHHAWVRDNVYAVLSIWALSLAYRKNTELDEDRARTYELEQCCVKLMRSLLSAMMEQKEKLERFKETHSPTDCLHAKYNSTSRETCAGDEEWGHLQLDATSLYLLTLAQMTAAGLQIVFSLDEVAFVQNLVFYLEGAYCIPDYGMWERGDKTNRGIRELNSSSVGIAKAALEAMSELNLFGSYGGPSSVIHVLSDEAQECDAVLTSMLPRESSSKEVDAALVTVIGFPAFAVTNQELIDLTRRTIVDKLQGQYGCKRFLRDGYKTAREDKGRLYYEGWELQGFENIECEWPLFFCYLVIDACFRGDRITMDEYSDMLERVTIKTEDGTRLVPEMYAVQADKVNKECEMPHTQPRMPIGQIPFVWAQSLYIVGRLMYDELITPGEMDPLNRRLCMLRRPDVVVQVVLLAENSTLRDTFAELCPSIQKLSEVQPIEVQPGGVLGQLYSHLGQNRKMGLSGRSGTDVGLLATSKIYSLQDHLFVFTPQNLDSEVFHLVNDVDLFVSTLRSDLAVLRSQWHILGRPTMVVILRQRHLVHNKPPPSLRQTIKKLASGYINGTRVCLGSLADFMSTSCFASLDFLCNYEDGDAENLPVSVQDYLDKTISNADLLRKGAVRSLVLSGASSVGARRKLAVAGIIKRSRTITVHDNVIGGSMSPTGLFSPNQGSMMPSPAMSRRVSLEGEPVPFVDATTELELDKVTAEELVNTLRDSESLEEQGDILHYLAMRKGLAWDTGLGKPHSVITVRDLFQEIYERACEEHQWGLVRHFASYLGKRVEDLAKTVTDLLVRQKQVTVGMPPNNEEVITRPLSTNELRTIIMRVHKGDQSTAMLAQEILAYLALFIRSNPALFREMQSLRVGLIIQVMAWEMARTSQRKATDAADALLNLSPFSMQSLLLNIISGTEPDNASRVLSTVPGSTPGGFAAKRSEAEAFLHLDVEEASSVGEQVTQGLWMRRRRLDGTLNRVPVGFYARVWGILERCPGVWVRGYCLHVNLTKEMTAGEIKFALRVEEMLNKVPEPEYRQLLVEALMVISLAVENDVVSEFQAPIDVESVVQRAHGFFLEDQLSCKGDATLCCATDANRTIAPCQQAVGICQHFYDSAPSGCYGTMTYLLRAAACSVPDLSVSMLDCMPS from the exons ATGGCAACGCGGAGTAGTCCTCGGCTGAGCTACTACTACCGGCTGCTCAACCGCACGGTGCTGGTCTTCCAAGACCCCGCGACTGGCCTGATACCGTCGCAGAAGTACGAGCACCACGCCTGGGTGCGTGACAACGTGTACGCTGTTCTCTCAATCTGGGCTCTCTCACTCGCCTACCGCAAGAACACCGAACTCGACGAGGACCGGGCGCGTACCTACGAACTGGAACAGTGCTGCGTCAAGCTGATGCGAAGTCTGCTCTCGGCCATGATGGAGCAGAAAGAGAAACTCGAACGGTTCAAGGAGACGCACAGCCCCACCGACTGTCTGCACGCGAAGTACAACTCAACCAGCAGGGAAACGTGCGCGGGCGACGAGGAGTGGGGCCATCTGCAGCTGGACGCGACGTCCCTCTATCTCCTCACCCTGGCACAGATGACCGCCGCCGGCTTGCAGATCGTGTTCAGCCTCGACGAAGTCGCCTTCGTGCAGAACCTCGTGTTTTACCTCGAGGGCGCCTACTGCATACCCGACTATGGAATGTGGGAGCGCGGCGACAAGACCAACCGCGGCATACGCGAGCTCAACTCGAGTTCCGTCGGCATCGCTAAGGCCGCCCTGGAGGCCATGAGCGAGCTCAACTTGTTCGGGAGCTATGGCGGCCCGTCGTCCGTGATCCACGTCCTCTCGGACGAGGCCCAAGAGTGCGACGCCGTGCTGACCTCCATGCTTCCGCGAGAGTCCAGCTCTAAGGAAGTGGACGCAGCCCTCGTCACGGTCATCGGTTTCCCTGCTTTCGCCGTGACCAACCAGGAACTGATCGATCTCACCCGTCGCACTATCGTCGACAAGCTGCAAGGCCAGTACGGCTGCAAACGGTTTTTGCGCGACGGTTACAAGACCGCCCGGGAAGACAAAGGCAGGCTATACTACGAGGGCTGGGAACTGCAGGGATTCGAGAACATAGAGTGCGAGTGGCCGCTGTTTTTCTGCTACTTGGTCATTGACGCCTGCTTCCGCGGAGACCGCATTACCATGGACGAGTACTCTGACATGTTGGAGAGAGTGACCATAAAGACCGAGGACGGGACACGGCTCGTGCCAGAGATGTACGCCGTGCAAGCCGACAAGGTCAACAAGGAGTGCGAGATGCCGCACACCCAGCCACGCATGCCCATCGGCCAAATTCCGTTCGTGTGGGCGCAGTCATTGTACATAGTGGGTCGCCTCATGTACGACGAACTTATCACGCCAGGAGAGATGGATCCGCTGAACCGCCGGCTATGCATGCTCAGGCGGCCAGACGTGGTTGTGCAG GTGGTTCTGCTGGCCGAAAACTCAACTCTGCGCGATACGTTTGCCGAGTTATGCCCCAGCATACAAAAATTGAGTGAAGTGCAACCAATCGAAGTACAACCAGGGGGGGTGCTAGGTCAGCTGTATTCTCATCTCGGCCAAAACCGAAAAATGGGTCTCTCTGGCCGCAGCGGCACGGACGTTGGCCTTCTAGCCACCAGCAAGATCTACAGCCTCCAGGACCACCTGTTTGTCTTCACGCCGCAGAACCTGGACAGTGAGGTGTTCCACCTCGTCAACGATGTTGACCTGTTCGTCAGCACACTGCGCTCGGACCTAGCTGTGCTACGTTCCCAGTGGCACATCCTGGGGCGGCCCACCATGGTTGTCATACTGAGACAGCGACACTTGGTGCACAACAAGCCACCGCCCTCGCTGCGTCAGACGATCAAGAAACTGGCGTCCGGCTACATCAACGGGACGCGCGTTTGCCTGGGCAGCCTGGCCGACTTCATGAGCACCTCGTGCTTCGCCAGCCTGGATTTTCTCTGCAACTACGAAGACGGCGATGCCGAAAACTTGCCCGTCTCCGTCCAGGATTACCTGGACAAGACGATCAGCAACGCCGACCTTCTCCGCAAGGGGGCAGTGCGGAGCCTTGTTCTCTCGGGAGCGTCGAGCGTCGGGGCGCGCCGGAAGCTCGCTGTTGCCGGCATTATCAAGCGCAGTCGTACCATAACGGTTCACGACAACGTGATAGGCGGCAGCATGAGTCCGACCGGACTATTCTCGCCGAACCAAGGATCGATGATGCCTTCGCCCGCCATGTCCCGCCGCGTCTCTCTCGAAGGAGAGCCGGTGCCGTTTGTCGACGCCACTACCGAACTCGAGCTGGACAAGGTGACTGCGGAGGAGCTGGTGAACACGCTGCGCGATAGCGAATCTCTTGAAGAACAGGGGGACATCCTCCACTACCTGGCCATGCGTAAGGGCCTCGCCTGGGACACCGGCCTCGGCAAGCCGCACTCGGTGATCACTGTGCGGGACCTGTTCCAGGAGATTTACGAGCGCGCCTGCGAGGAACACCAGTGGGGTCTCGTGCGACACTTCGCCAGTTATCTCGGCAAGCGCGTCGAGGACCTGGCGAAGACCGTCACGGACCTGCTGGTGCGTCAGAAGCAGGTGACCGTGGGTATGCCGCCCAACAACGAAGAGGTGATCACTCGGCCCCTGTCCACCAACGAACTGCGGACAATCATCATGCGGGTCCACAAGGGCGACCAGAGCACGGCCATGCTGGCCCAGGAGATTCTCGCGTACCTGGCCCTGTTCATACGCAGCAACCCGGCCCTATTCCGCGAGATGCAAAGCCTCCGCGTAGGACTCATCATCCAG GTGATGGCGTGGGAGATGGCTCGCACTTCCCAGCGGAAAGCTACGGACGCGGCCGACGCGCTGCTGAACCTGAGCCCGTTCAGCATGCAGTCGCTGCTGTTGAACATCATCAGCGGCACGGAGCCAGACAACGCGTCTCGGGTACTTTCGACGGTCCCCGGCTCCACCCCTGGCGGTTTCGCCGCCAAGCGCAGCGAGGCCGAGGCCTTCCTGCACTTGGACGTCGAAGAGGCGTCGTCTGTCGGGGAGCAG GTGACACAGGGCCTGTGGATGCGTCGCCGTCGGCTGGACGGCACGCTGAACCGAGTACCTGTGGGCTTCTACGCGCGCGTCTGGGGTATCCTGGAGCGCTGCCCAGGTGTGTGGGTGCGCGGGTACTGCCTGCACGTGAACCTCACAAAGGAGATGACGGCGGGCGAGATCAAGTTCGCGTTACGTGTCGAAgagatgctgaacaag GTTCCGGAACCCGAGTACCGGCAGCTGCTGGTCGAGGCGCTAATGGTGATCAGCCTGGCCGTGGAGAACGACGTGGTGAGCGAATTCCAGGCGCCCATCGACGTCGAGTCCGTGGTTCAGCGCGCCCACGGCTTCTTCCTCGAGGACCAACTCTCCTGCAAGGGCGACGCGACGCTCTGCTGCGCAACCGACGCCAACCGTACCATCGCGCCTTGCCAGCAGGCCGTTGGCATCTGCCAGCACTTCTACGACTCGGCGCCCAGTGGGTGCTACGGCACCATGACCTACCTGCTTCGAGCCGCCGCCTGCTCGGTGCCAGACCTCAGTGTCTCCATGCTCGACTGCATGCCCTCGTGA
- the LOC142585253 gene encoding putative phosphorylase b kinase regulatory subunit alpha isoform X2 — protein sequence MATRSSPRLSYYYRLLNRTVLVFQDPATGLIPSQKYEHHAWVRDNVYAVLSIWALSLAYRKNTELDEDRARTYELEQCCVKLMRSLLSAMMEQKEKLERFKETHSPTDCLHAKYNSTSRETCAGDEEWGHLQLDATSLYLLTLAQMTAAGLQIVFSLDEVAFVQNLVFYLEGAYCIPDYGMWERGDKTNRGIRELNSSSVGIAKAALEAMSELNLFGSYGGPSSVIHVLSDEAQECDAVLTSMLPRESSSKEVDAALVTVIGFPAFAVTNQELIDLTRRTIVDKLQGQYGCKRFLRDGYKTAREDKGRLYYEGWELQGFENIECEWPLFFCYLVIDACFRGDRITMDEYSDMLERVTIKTEDGTRLVPEMYAVQADKVNKECEMPHTQPRMPIGQIPFVWAQSLYIVGRLMYDELITPGEMDPLNRRLCMLRRPDVVVQVVLLAENSTLRDTFAELCPSIQKLSEVQPIEVQPGGVLGQLYSHLGQNRKMGLSGRSGTDVGLLATSKIYSLQDHLFVFTPQNLDSEVFHLVNDVDLFVSTLRSDLAVLRSQWHILGRPTMVVILRQRHLVHNKPPPSLRQTIKKLASGYINGTRVCLGSLADFMSTSCFASLDFLCNYEDGDAENLPVSVQDYLDKTISNADLLRKGAVRSLVLSGASSVGARRKLAVAGIIKRSRTITVHDNVIGGSMSPTGLFSPNQGSMMPSPAMSRRVSLEGEPVPFVDATTELELDKVTAEELVNTLRDSESLEEQGDILHYLAMRKGLAWDTGLGKPHSVITVRDLFQEIYERACEEHQWGLVRHFASYLGKRVEDLAKTVTDLLVRQKQVTVGMPPNNEEVITRPLSTNELRTIIMRVHKGDQSTAMLAQEILAYLALFIRSNPALFREMQSLRVGLIIQVMAWEMARTSQRKATDAADALLNLSPFSMQSLLLNIISGTEPDNASRVLSTVPGSTPGGFAAKRSEAEAFLHLDVEEASSVGEQVPEPEYRQLLVEALMVISLAVENDVVSEFQAPIDVESVVQRAHGFFLEDQLSCKGDATLCCATDANRTIAPCQQAVGICQHFYDSAPSGCYGTMTYLLRAAACSVPDLSVSMLDCMPS from the exons ATGGCAACGCGGAGTAGTCCTCGGCTGAGCTACTACTACCGGCTGCTCAACCGCACGGTGCTGGTCTTCCAAGACCCCGCGACTGGCCTGATACCGTCGCAGAAGTACGAGCACCACGCCTGGGTGCGTGACAACGTGTACGCTGTTCTCTCAATCTGGGCTCTCTCACTCGCCTACCGCAAGAACACCGAACTCGACGAGGACCGGGCGCGTACCTACGAACTGGAACAGTGCTGCGTCAAGCTGATGCGAAGTCTGCTCTCGGCCATGATGGAGCAGAAAGAGAAACTCGAACGGTTCAAGGAGACGCACAGCCCCACCGACTGTCTGCACGCGAAGTACAACTCAACCAGCAGGGAAACGTGCGCGGGCGACGAGGAGTGGGGCCATCTGCAGCTGGACGCGACGTCCCTCTATCTCCTCACCCTGGCACAGATGACCGCCGCCGGCTTGCAGATCGTGTTCAGCCTCGACGAAGTCGCCTTCGTGCAGAACCTCGTGTTTTACCTCGAGGGCGCCTACTGCATACCCGACTATGGAATGTGGGAGCGCGGCGACAAGACCAACCGCGGCATACGCGAGCTCAACTCGAGTTCCGTCGGCATCGCTAAGGCCGCCCTGGAGGCCATGAGCGAGCTCAACTTGTTCGGGAGCTATGGCGGCCCGTCGTCCGTGATCCACGTCCTCTCGGACGAGGCCCAAGAGTGCGACGCCGTGCTGACCTCCATGCTTCCGCGAGAGTCCAGCTCTAAGGAAGTGGACGCAGCCCTCGTCACGGTCATCGGTTTCCCTGCTTTCGCCGTGACCAACCAGGAACTGATCGATCTCACCCGTCGCACTATCGTCGACAAGCTGCAAGGCCAGTACGGCTGCAAACGGTTTTTGCGCGACGGTTACAAGACCGCCCGGGAAGACAAAGGCAGGCTATACTACGAGGGCTGGGAACTGCAGGGATTCGAGAACATAGAGTGCGAGTGGCCGCTGTTTTTCTGCTACTTGGTCATTGACGCCTGCTTCCGCGGAGACCGCATTACCATGGACGAGTACTCTGACATGTTGGAGAGAGTGACCATAAAGACCGAGGACGGGACACGGCTCGTGCCAGAGATGTACGCCGTGCAAGCCGACAAGGTCAACAAGGAGTGCGAGATGCCGCACACCCAGCCACGCATGCCCATCGGCCAAATTCCGTTCGTGTGGGCGCAGTCATTGTACATAGTGGGTCGCCTCATGTACGACGAACTTATCACGCCAGGAGAGATGGATCCGCTGAACCGCCGGCTATGCATGCTCAGGCGGCCAGACGTGGTTGTGCAG GTGGTTCTGCTGGCCGAAAACTCAACTCTGCGCGATACGTTTGCCGAGTTATGCCCCAGCATACAAAAATTGAGTGAAGTGCAACCAATCGAAGTACAACCAGGGGGGGTGCTAGGTCAGCTGTATTCTCATCTCGGCCAAAACCGAAAAATGGGTCTCTCTGGCCGCAGCGGCACGGACGTTGGCCTTCTAGCCACCAGCAAGATCTACAGCCTCCAGGACCACCTGTTTGTCTTCACGCCGCAGAACCTGGACAGTGAGGTGTTCCACCTCGTCAACGATGTTGACCTGTTCGTCAGCACACTGCGCTCGGACCTAGCTGTGCTACGTTCCCAGTGGCACATCCTGGGGCGGCCCACCATGGTTGTCATACTGAGACAGCGACACTTGGTGCACAACAAGCCACCGCCCTCGCTGCGTCAGACGATCAAGAAACTGGCGTCCGGCTACATCAACGGGACGCGCGTTTGCCTGGGCAGCCTGGCCGACTTCATGAGCACCTCGTGCTTCGCCAGCCTGGATTTTCTCTGCAACTACGAAGACGGCGATGCCGAAAACTTGCCCGTCTCCGTCCAGGATTACCTGGACAAGACGATCAGCAACGCCGACCTTCTCCGCAAGGGGGCAGTGCGGAGCCTTGTTCTCTCGGGAGCGTCGAGCGTCGGGGCGCGCCGGAAGCTCGCTGTTGCCGGCATTATCAAGCGCAGTCGTACCATAACGGTTCACGACAACGTGATAGGCGGCAGCATGAGTCCGACCGGACTATTCTCGCCGAACCAAGGATCGATGATGCCTTCGCCCGCCATGTCCCGCCGCGTCTCTCTCGAAGGAGAGCCGGTGCCGTTTGTCGACGCCACTACCGAACTCGAGCTGGACAAGGTGACTGCGGAGGAGCTGGTGAACACGCTGCGCGATAGCGAATCTCTTGAAGAACAGGGGGACATCCTCCACTACCTGGCCATGCGTAAGGGCCTCGCCTGGGACACCGGCCTCGGCAAGCCGCACTCGGTGATCACTGTGCGGGACCTGTTCCAGGAGATTTACGAGCGCGCCTGCGAGGAACACCAGTGGGGTCTCGTGCGACACTTCGCCAGTTATCTCGGCAAGCGCGTCGAGGACCTGGCGAAGACCGTCACGGACCTGCTGGTGCGTCAGAAGCAGGTGACCGTGGGTATGCCGCCCAACAACGAAGAGGTGATCACTCGGCCCCTGTCCACCAACGAACTGCGGACAATCATCATGCGGGTCCACAAGGGCGACCAGAGCACGGCCATGCTGGCCCAGGAGATTCTCGCGTACCTGGCCCTGTTCATACGCAGCAACCCGGCCCTATTCCGCGAGATGCAAAGCCTCCGCGTAGGACTCATCATCCAG GTGATGGCGTGGGAGATGGCTCGCACTTCCCAGCGGAAAGCTACGGACGCGGCCGACGCGCTGCTGAACCTGAGCCCGTTCAGCATGCAGTCGCTGCTGTTGAACATCATCAGCGGCACGGAGCCAGACAACGCGTCTCGGGTACTTTCGACGGTCCCCGGCTCCACCCCTGGCGGTTTCGCCGCCAAGCGCAGCGAGGCCGAGGCCTTCCTGCACTTGGACGTCGAAGAGGCGTCGTCTGTCGGGGAGCAG GTTCCGGAACCCGAGTACCGGCAGCTGCTGGTCGAGGCGCTAATGGTGATCAGCCTGGCCGTGGAGAACGACGTGGTGAGCGAATTCCAGGCGCCCATCGACGTCGAGTCCGTGGTTCAGCGCGCCCACGGCTTCTTCCTCGAGGACCAACTCTCCTGCAAGGGCGACGCGACGCTCTGCTGCGCAACCGACGCCAACCGTACCATCGCGCCTTGCCAGCAGGCCGTTGGCATCTGCCAGCACTTCTACGACTCGGCGCCCAGTGGGTGCTACGGCACCATGACCTACCTGCTTCGAGCCGCCGCCTGCTCGGTGCCAGACCTCAGTGTCTCCATGCTCGACTGCATGCCCTCGTGA